The proteins below come from a single Brassica napus cultivar Da-Ae unplaced genomic scaffold, Da-Ae ScsIHWf_1616;HRSCAF=2230, whole genome shotgun sequence genomic window:
- the LOC106425928 gene encoding uncharacterized protein LOC106425928, with protein sequence MSLIWLKLLSTTNDVFPSKCFSRLSLSLSLSPILQLHSLLSPPTSLFLCLYILILKETMATENKGRPLPKFGEWDVNNPASAEGFTVIFSKASDEKKTKKASGAVPNSQRNQNSDQNNHHDSQNSKPKKKWLCFR encoded by the exons ATGAGTTTGATTTGGTTAAAGCTGTTGTCAACGACCAACGACGTGTTTCCCTCTAAATGTTTttctcgtctctctctctctctctctctctcgcctaTATTACAACTtcattctcttctctctcctcccacctctctctttctctgtctCTACATCTTGATATTGAAAGAAACAATGGCTACG GAGAACAAAGGAAGGCCATTGCCGAAGTTTGGTGAATGGGACGTGAACAATCCTGCATCGGCAGAAGGATTCACTGTCATTTTCAGCAAAGCTAGCGACGAGAAGAAGACCAAGAAAGCATCTGGTGCAGTCCCTAATAGTCAGAGAAATCAAAACTCCGATCAAAACAACCACCATGATTCTcaaaattcaaaacctaag AAGAAATGGCTTTGCTTCCGTTGA
- the LOC125598054 gene encoding GDSL esterase/lipase At5g63170-like, whose product MTIHIGTIHIGPMEMYAIGGSANLTINSQGNRFLAPGPTESSSYSKASTLAARPSSRVGDITIALGALSCKKGTHADHSPTILVSIISSSVVQAGNIPAVIAFGDSILDTGNNNDLSTLTKVNFYPYGRDFVTRQATGRFGNGRIPTDMIAEGLGVKNIVPAYRSSDLQPNDILTGVSFASGGSGLDPMTAQVQGVIWIPDQLNDFKAYIAKLNSITGDEEKTRSIISNAVYVISAGNNDLGITFVSNPARNTRYTVFSYTNMMISWTQSFMQELYNLGARKFAIMGTLPLGCLPGASNAIGGICLEPANAVARLFNQKLANEVNNLNSVLPGSRSIYIDMYNPLLELVINPLRSGFTWSTWPCCCSPAAPVPCLDTSRHVFWDIAHPTEKAYQTIIPPIIQQIQQSFA is encoded by the exons ATGACTATACACATTGGAACTATACACATTGGTCCAATGGAAATGTATGCAATTGGAGGAAGTGCTAATCTTACTATCAACTCTCAAGGCAACCGTTTTCTTGCTCCTG GGCCAACGGAATCGTCAAGCTATTCTAAAGCCTCTACCCTAGCTGCTAGACCGTCCTCTCGCGTTGGTGATATAACTATAGCATTGGGTGCACTCAGCTGCAAAAAGGGTACCCATGCTGATCATAGCCCTACCA TATTAGTCTCGATTATATCGAGTTCTGTAGTTCAAGCAGGAAATATTCCAGCGGTTATAGCATTTGGAGATTCAATACTCGATACCGGCAACAACAATGACCTTAGCACTTTAACTAAAGTCAATTTCTATCCGTATGGAAGAGATTTTGTAACTCGACAAGCCACTGGAAGATTTGGCAATGGAAGAATTCCTACAGATATGATCG CCGAAGGTTTGGGAGTAAAGAACATTGTACCAGCTTATCGTAGTTCAGATCTTCAACCCAATGATATCTTAACCGGTGTTAGTTTTGCTTCTGGTGGTTCTGGTTTAGATCCAATGACCGCACAAGTTCAG GGAGTTATATGGATACCAGACCAATTGAACGATTTCAAAGCTTACATAGCAAAGCTAAACAGCATCACTGGAGATGAAGAGAAGACGAGATCAATCATCTCTAATGCAGTTTATGTGATTTCCGCTGGAAATAACGATCTTGGCATCACATTTGTTTCCAATCCAGCAAGAAACACTCGATATACTGTCTTCTCCTACACCAACATGATGATTTCATGGACTCAATCATTCATGCAG gAGTTATATAATTTGGGAGCAAGAAAATTTGCGATTATGGGAACGTTGCCTTTGGGTTGCTTACCAGGAGCAAGCAACGCTATTGGAGGGATATGTCTAGAACCCGCAAACGCAGTCGCTAGACTCTTTAACCAGAAGCTAGCAAACGAAGTCAACAATCTGAACTCAGTGCTCCCAGGCTCTCGTTCCATCTACATCGACATGTATAATCCTCTTCTTGAACTCGTCATCAACCCACTAAGATCAG GATTTACGTGGTCAACTTGGCCTTGCTGTTGTTCTCCTGCGGCTCCGGTACCGTGCTTGGATACATCTCGACATGTGTTTTGGGACATTGCTCACCCAACGGAGAAAGCTTATCAAACTATTATCCCTCCGATTATTCAACAAATCCAACAAAGCTTCGCTTGA